The following are encoded together in the Sphingobium sp. CAP-1 genome:
- a CDS encoding strawberry notch C-terminal domain-containing protein, with the protein MMILIACWFLRLVEVEGTVIIWSEIMENRRKPAPPAATLDINCDCKEYIIDYLERAFPTRQMRVFKDDTGTPRSLPMVSEDGHPVYNPEAQAARDALIEKLCAMPPIKSALDALLEHFGHDNVAEVTGRTKRLITASDGRQKLENRSARTSQAEAAAFMAGKKRMLVFSDAGGTGRSYHASLDVANQEQRVHLLLEPGWRADRAIQGLGRTHRTHQATTPLFRPVTTDCKGELRFTSTIARRLDSLGALTRGQRQTGGQGLFDPADNLESEYACAALLSWFDLLAAGKLSSTTLDDFQHRTGLELANEDGVLKDEMPPIQRWLNRILALPIALQNSIFDEFLSLIETRVSAAREAGRLDVGVETILVDKATLIDDVVLRTDARTGATSHLLTIEIARRRNPVSLERILRIADGDGSAGFMINRKSGKAALRMRARSLMEEKEGTPIPRVEMMRPTRNEYMREDDLYESSWEEVDREAFCTEWSAEVEIARETVDSETIRLATGLLLPIWSALPSDHMAVNRIVDGEGRSWLGRLVFDDHVPQLFTKLGIDRSETLPADAVVRAVTAGRSIDVSHPFPLTIKRSVVNGSPRIELVGCPYDRLAWLKSIGCFTEVIQYRTRIFVPMASAETLLAQIFAEPG; encoded by the coding sequence ATGATGATCTTGATCGCATGTTGGTTCCTTCGACTTGTTGAGGTCGAGGGAACCGTAATTATCTGGAGTGAAATCATGGAAAACCGAAGGAAACCTGCGCCTCCTGCCGCCACGCTCGACATAAACTGCGACTGCAAAGAATACATAATCGACTACCTCGAACGCGCCTTTCCGACCCGCCAGATGCGCGTTTTCAAGGACGACACCGGCACGCCGCGATCGCTGCCGATGGTGAGTGAGGACGGCCATCCGGTCTACAATCCCGAGGCGCAGGCAGCGCGCGACGCGCTTATCGAGAAGCTCTGCGCGATGCCGCCAATCAAGTCGGCGCTCGACGCGCTGCTCGAGCATTTCGGGCACGACAATGTCGCGGAGGTCACTGGCCGAACCAAAAGGCTCATCACCGCGAGCGATGGACGGCAGAAACTGGAGAACCGGTCGGCCCGCACGAGCCAAGCCGAAGCCGCGGCGTTCATGGCGGGCAAGAAGCGGATGCTCGTCTTTTCCGACGCCGGCGGCACCGGGCGCAGCTACCATGCCTCGCTCGACGTGGCGAACCAGGAGCAGCGCGTGCATCTGCTGCTGGAGCCGGGCTGGCGCGCCGACCGCGCGATCCAGGGGCTAGGCCGGACCCATCGCACGCATCAGGCCACCACGCCGCTGTTTCGCCCGGTGACCACCGACTGCAAGGGCGAGCTGCGCTTCACCAGTACGATCGCACGGCGTCTCGACAGCCTCGGGGCGCTCACGCGCGGCCAGCGCCAGACCGGCGGGCAGGGCCTGTTCGATCCCGCCGACAACCTCGAAAGCGAATATGCCTGCGCCGCGCTTCTCTCCTGGTTCGACCTGCTGGCTGCGGGCAAGCTCTCCAGCACCACACTCGACGATTTCCAGCATCGCACCGGCCTTGAACTGGCCAACGAGGACGGTGTCCTCAAGGACGAGATGCCACCGATCCAGCGCTGGCTCAATCGCATCCTCGCGCTGCCGATCGCGCTCCAGAACAGCATCTTCGACGAGTTCCTTTCCCTGATTGAAACGCGCGTGTCTGCCGCGCGCGAAGCGGGGCGCCTCGATGTCGGCGTCGAAACGATCCTGGTCGACAAGGCGACGCTGATCGATGACGTGGTGTTGCGCACAGACGCGCGCACCGGCGCCACCTCGCATCTGCTCACCATCGAGATCGCGCGGCGCCGAAATCCCGTCTCGCTCGAGCGCATCCTGCGGATCGCCGATGGCGACGGAAGCGCCGGCTTCATGATCAACCGCAAGTCGGGCAAGGCGGCGCTGCGGATGCGGGCGCGATCGCTCATGGAGGAGAAGGAGGGCACGCCGATCCCGCGCGTCGAGATGATGCGGCCGACGCGCAACGAATATATGCGCGAGGATGATCTCTACGAATCCTCCTGGGAGGAGGTCGACCGCGAAGCCTTTTGCACCGAATGGTCAGCGGAAGTCGAGATCGCACGCGAGACCGTCGACAGTGAGACCATCCGCCTCGCAACGGGCCTGCTCCTGCCGATCTGGTCGGCGCTGCCGAGCGATCACATGGCAGTCAACCGCATCGTCGACGGGGAAGGGCGGTCCTGGCTCGGGCGCCTGGTGTTCGACGATCATGTGCCCCAGCTTTTCACCAAGCTGGGCATCGATCGGTCCGAAACACTGCCGGCCGATGCCGTGGTCAGGGCGGTGACGGCCGGGCGCAGCATCGACGTCTCCCATCCGTTTCCGCTCACGATCAAGCGGTCGGTCGTCAACGGTTCACCGCGAATTGAGCTCGTCGGTTGCCCATATGACCGCTTGGCCTGGCTCAAATCCATCGGTTGCTTCACCGAAGTGATCCAGTACCGCACCCGCATCTTCGTGCCGATGGCCTCGGCTGAGACGCTTCTGGCCCAGATTTTCGCCGAGCCCGGATGA
- a CDS encoding site-specific integrase has translation MRKGNPLPALLRAFFQEWLAEQRSASIHTIRSYRDTWRLLLRFVAERKGCGVARLTLTDVSAGEVRAFLHHTEHGRKTTIGTRNCRLAAIRSFFSFVADKNPEYIAQCSEVLAVPLKREPTSAPCYLEPEEVEAILAQPNRSTLEGLRDHVLLSFLYNSGARIQEALDLCPEAIRFDAPNFVRLYGKGRKERICPLWPETVALLRKLLERQPRAPDERIFVNRYGEPLGASGVRFKLNAYVEQAAKSTLTLQSKHVTPHSFRHATAVHLVAAGVDITVIRSWLGHVSLDTTNHYAQANLETKRKALEQVGAPAASNVPPSWKRDANLMGWLDTL, from the coding sequence ATGAGGAAAGGCAATCCATTGCCCGCGTTGTTGCGGGCGTTCTTCCAGGAGTGGCTGGCCGAGCAGCGCAGCGCGTCAATCCACACGATCCGCTCTTATCGCGACACCTGGCGGCTGCTGCTTCGGTTCGTCGCGGAGCGAAAAGGCTGCGGGGTCGCGCGGCTGACGCTCACCGACGTCTCGGCCGGCGAGGTGCGCGCGTTCCTTCATCATACCGAGCATGGCCGCAAGACCACGATCGGCACGCGGAACTGCCGACTGGCCGCCATCCGCAGCTTCTTCAGCTTCGTGGCGGACAAGAATCCGGAATACATCGCGCAGTGCTCAGAGGTCCTGGCTGTTCCGTTGAAGCGGGAGCCCACCTCCGCGCCGTGCTACCTCGAGCCCGAGGAGGTCGAGGCCATCCTCGCCCAGCCCAACCGATCGACACTCGAAGGGCTGCGCGACCATGTACTGCTCTCGTTCCTCTATAACAGTGGCGCGCGAATCCAAGAGGCGCTTGACCTCTGTCCCGAAGCAATCCGGTTCGATGCACCGAACTTCGTGCGTCTTTACGGCAAGGGGCGCAAGGAACGCATCTGCCCGCTCTGGCCAGAAACCGTGGCATTGCTCAGGAAGCTACTGGAGCGACAGCCGCGTGCGCCCGATGAGCGGATCTTCGTCAATCGATACGGTGAACCGCTAGGGGCGTCAGGGGTGCGGTTCAAGCTCAACGCCTACGTGGAACAAGCCGCGAAATCGACGCTGACCCTCCAGTCAAAACACGTTACGCCTCACAGCTTCCGGCACGCGACCGCCGTCCACCTCGTTGCCGCCGGGGTCGATATCACCGTCATCCGCAGTTGGCTCGGGCACGTCAGTCTCGATACGACCAATCACTATGCTCAGGCCAATCTGGAGACCAAACGAAAGGCGCTGGAACAGGTTGGCGCCCCGGCGGCGAGCAACGTGCCACCTTCGTGGAAGCGAGATGCCAATCTGATGGGATGGCTCGACACCCTATAG
- a CDS encoding tyrosine-type recombinase/integrase: MLNTHISRYVALHRSLGRKYDEQDRLLRLYAAYAGHFGDQHTQVQRIYDWCHTASSQYVAQTRFDTVRNFSLFAHAEEPAHEVPPAGVFGRGKRPRPTPYIIEPEQIRAIMAAALDLPPKGTISPHTYHCLFGLLAATGLRISEALALQCDDLGEDGLIIRNGKFGKQRLVALQPSTRQALEAYLATRARLGATGNDLFVTIRGRAPHKVRAHIVFVRLARQLGYRGPTGTAGMRMHDLRHTFAVRSLESCPPDREAVAHHMAGLSVYLGHASVANTYWYVEATPVLLRDIAVASEHLYLGEAA; encoded by the coding sequence ATGCTGAACACGCACATTTCCCGCTACGTTGCACTGCACCGCAGTCTTGGCCGGAAGTATGACGAACAGGATCGGCTGCTCCGCCTCTATGCAGCCTACGCAGGGCATTTCGGTGACCAACACACCCAGGTCCAGCGCATCTACGACTGGTGCCACACGGCGAGCTCGCAATATGTGGCACAGACCCGCTTCGACACCGTTCGCAACTTCAGCCTTTTCGCCCATGCCGAGGAACCCGCCCACGAAGTGCCTCCTGCTGGCGTCTTCGGCCGGGGTAAGCGTCCACGCCCGACCCCGTATATCATCGAGCCCGAACAGATCCGCGCCATCATGGCCGCGGCGCTGGACCTGCCGCCCAAAGGCACAATCAGCCCCCACACCTACCATTGCCTGTTCGGATTGCTGGCAGCGACTGGCCTGAGGATTTCCGAAGCCCTCGCGCTACAGTGTGACGATCTGGGCGAAGACGGGTTGATCATTCGCAATGGCAAGTTCGGCAAGCAGCGCCTCGTCGCGTTGCAACCGTCGACCCGGCAGGCGCTCGAAGCATATCTCGCGACCCGAGCGAGGCTCGGCGCCACGGGCAATGACCTGTTCGTCACCATCCGAGGACGGGCACCCCACAAGGTTCGCGCCCACATCGTGTTCGTCCGGTTGGCACGACAGCTTGGATACCGCGGACCGACCGGAACAGCGGGTATGCGGATGCACGATTTGCGCCATACCTTCGCCGTGCGCTCGCTGGAGTCCTGTCCGCCGGACAGGGAGGCCGTGGCACATCACATGGCCGGCCTCAGCGTCTATCTGGGACACGCGTCGGTCGCCAACACCTACTGGTATGTCGAGGCCACCCCGGTGTTGCTGCGCGACATCGCGGTCGCCAGCGAACACCTTTACCTGGGAGAAGCGGCATGA
- a CDS encoding ParB/RepB/Spo0J family partition protein has translation MTTSVKLAKLTLSPINVRKRPDDLLEIPQMAADIEARGVLQNLLVTPLKKPRGTFEVFDGGRRLRGLRMLVERGVIDPETYDVPVKVLVGDEATLSETSTAANFHQLKMTPAEECRAFQYFIGLKGDIDGVAKRFGLTRRFVEGRLRLATLAEPIFEALSEGSITLDVAKAYASTENQEKQLLVWSSYGSSYSNADTIRRVIANETMNSTDPVAILVGEDRYAEAGGKVDRDLFSDSGDKWVNPEIAQRLAADIMEAEAKRVGEELGLGWIRPIASNFTHSAAAGLYRVILPAPELTEEQETRLEEISARQQAISEEMADDSIGEDACKALDQEYDALTDEDYAIRNVAPTLPDELRPQVGAFLKLTPKGAMVLDTEYYSEEPVRVGGTEDEAKEGEDSVTIGRPTGGGREGAAPVPRPEAVAPGGKPLSARLYDELAMQRRDVLAATLLSHPALALDYALFVMIDDRMSSSAAYGSTIRARSPQDPVSGELPSTRARAYLAEAHDGLDAVWTEHSSEVERFEAFRALDDDGKAAWLAYIVAMSLEAPSYRADQCPLQNRLATIMGVDVASWWRPTSENFFDRVSKGSILTLLAEVGGAALTARHATMKKTEISQSCAKLFAGEAIVEPEVRDTALAWVPNAMRFRDQVDVDDLDLEEGAGEQPDDAETVDAVEASETGLEPHADEQGALAA, from the coding sequence ATGACCACTTCCGTTAAGCTCGCGAAGCTCACGCTCTCGCCCATCAATGTCCGCAAGCGGCCCGACGACCTGCTCGAAATCCCCCAGATGGCGGCCGATATCGAGGCGCGGGGTGTCCTGCAGAACCTGCTGGTCACGCCGCTGAAGAAGCCGCGCGGTACCTTCGAGGTGTTCGACGGCGGGCGCCGCTTGCGCGGTCTGCGGATGCTCGTCGAGCGCGGCGTCATCGACCCCGAGACTTACGATGTTCCCGTCAAGGTCCTGGTCGGCGACGAAGCCACGCTGTCGGAGACCTCGACCGCGGCGAACTTTCATCAGCTGAAGATGACGCCGGCCGAGGAATGCCGCGCGTTCCAGTATTTCATCGGCCTCAAGGGCGACATCGACGGCGTTGCCAAGCGCTTCGGCCTGACCCGCCGGTTCGTCGAAGGTCGCCTGCGCCTCGCGACCCTGGCCGAGCCGATCTTCGAAGCGCTGAGCGAGGGCTCAATCACGCTCGACGTCGCCAAGGCCTATGCATCGACCGAGAACCAGGAGAAACAGCTCCTCGTCTGGAGCAGCTACGGCAGCAGCTATTCGAACGCGGACACCATCCGCCGCGTCATCGCCAACGAGACGATGAATTCGACCGATCCCGTCGCCATCCTGGTGGGCGAAGACCGCTACGCGGAAGCCGGCGGCAAGGTCGATCGCGATCTCTTCAGCGACAGCGGCGACAAGTGGGTCAATCCCGAGATCGCGCAGCGGCTCGCCGCGGACATCATGGAGGCGGAAGCCAAGCGCGTCGGCGAGGAACTCGGCCTTGGATGGATCCGCCCGATCGCGTCCAACTTCACGCACAGCGCCGCCGCTGGTCTTTATCGCGTCATCCTGCCTGCACCCGAACTCACCGAGGAGCAGGAGACCCGGCTCGAAGAAATCTCGGCGCGGCAACAGGCCATTTCCGAGGAGATGGCCGACGATTCCATCGGTGAGGATGCCTGCAAGGCCCTCGACCAGGAATATGACGCGCTCACCGACGAGGATTATGCGATCCGGAACGTGGCGCCCACGTTGCCCGATGAGCTGCGGCCGCAAGTCGGCGCTTTCCTCAAGCTCACGCCCAAGGGCGCAATGGTACTCGACACGGAATATTATAGCGAGGAGCCGGTGCGGGTCGGCGGCACCGAGGACGAGGCGAAGGAAGGCGAGGATAGCGTCACGATCGGTCGTCCCACCGGGGGAGGCCGGGAAGGCGCCGCTCCAGTCCCTCGTCCCGAGGCCGTGGCCCCCGGAGGCAAGCCGCTCAGCGCGCGCCTCTACGATGAGCTCGCCATGCAGCGCCGCGACGTCTTGGCCGCGACGCTGCTCAGCCATCCGGCGCTCGCGCTCGACTATGCGCTGTTCGTCATGATCGACGACCGCATGAGCAGCTCCGCCGCCTACGGCTCGACCATTCGCGCCCGCTCCCCTCAGGATCCGGTATCGGGCGAGCTGCCGTCGACGCGGGCCCGAGCCTATTTGGCCGAAGCCCATGACGGGCTCGACGCGGTCTGGACGGAGCACAGCAGCGAAGTCGAGCGGTTCGAGGCGTTCCGGGCGCTTGACGACGACGGCAAGGCGGCTTGGCTCGCCTATATCGTCGCGATGTCGCTCGAAGCGCCGAGCTACCGTGCCGATCAGTGCCCGCTTCAGAACCGTCTCGCGACGATCATGGGAGTCGACGTCGCAAGCTGGTGGCGGCCGACCTCGGAGAACTTCTTCGACCGCGTCAGCAAGGGCTCGATCCTGACCTTGCTCGCCGAAGTCGGCGGCGCCGCGCTGACCGCCCGTCACGCCACCATGAAGAAGACGGAGATCTCGCAGTCCTGCGCGAAGCTCTTCGCAGGTGAGGCGATCGTCGAGCCGGAAGTTCGGGATACGGCGCTCGCTTGGGTACCGAACGCGATGAGGTTCCGCGACCAGGTGGACGTCGACGATCTCGACCTCGAGGAGGGTGCCGGCGAACAGCCGGACGATGCCGAGACCGTCGACGCGGTTGAAGCGAGCGAAACGGGGCTCGAACCGCACGCTGACGAACAAGGCGCGCTCGCGGCCTGA
- a CDS encoding tyrosine-type recombinase/integrase, translated as MRSRSSLPFRAAPLRVDDPPSHDALLTAFLSSLSLDERSGSAVLFGAAARHFLHWMELHGIAIRTIDDRTVRRFEKHRCRCHRYSAQQPVYKADIAARVRRFVRFLEDQGYVDVDDGMDDLPRYLADYFDGIDRLQLAQGPAQSYRSEAEHFAAWLRIVRRRWADIDDTIIDQYGAHVCRCPVWRKRGKLVASGAKRRRRCARHFVEFLRRQGAIPPVEPVADADPHMAAYLAWLRQHRGATEETIRRYRADIRRLMPMLGEPSQWDAAALRRAFERRSKETPGSVSLIVTIMRSYIRFLIGQGECRPALLHAIPSVQRYRLSTLPRHVDPATVEQIIDACPTGRPVEVRDKAIILLLARLGLRAGDIQDMHLEDIDWRSGHLTVKGKTRRPDRLPLPQDVGDAILDYIATARPKAADPHLFVRAQAPFRPFRSSAEIAGIVARTRERGGIQGVPTGSHIFRHSLATNLLRAGAGLESVGTILRHSSPETTAIYAKVDLPMLMKIAQPWPGEPSC; from the coding sequence ATGCGATCAAGATCATCATTGCCGTTTCGAGCGGCCCCGCTCCGGGTCGACGACCCGCCCAGTCACGACGCTCTACTCACCGCATTCCTCTCCTCTCTGTCGCTCGACGAGAGGTCAGGCAGTGCGGTTCTGTTTGGCGCTGCGGCCCGTCATTTCCTGCATTGGATGGAACTGCACGGGATCGCGATCCGCACGATCGACGATCGGACCGTTCGGCGGTTCGAGAAGCATCGGTGCCGTTGCCACCGGTATTCGGCGCAGCAGCCAGTTTATAAGGCGGACATTGCAGCGCGGGTCAGGCGCTTCGTCCGCTTCCTGGAAGATCAAGGCTACGTCGATGTCGACGACGGGATGGACGATCTGCCACGGTACCTCGCCGACTATTTCGATGGGATCGATCGCTTGCAACTCGCGCAAGGACCGGCCCAGTCCTATCGATCCGAGGCCGAGCATTTCGCGGCCTGGCTTCGCATTGTGCGGCGGCGGTGGGCCGATATCGACGACACGATCATCGACCAGTACGGCGCGCATGTTTGTCGCTGTCCGGTCTGGCGCAAGCGAGGCAAGCTCGTTGCATCAGGTGCGAAGCGTCGACGGCGGTGCGCTCGGCACTTCGTCGAGTTTCTGCGGCGGCAGGGTGCCATCCCACCAGTCGAACCGGTGGCGGATGCTGACCCGCACATGGCGGCTTACCTTGCCTGGCTTCGGCAACATCGCGGCGCCACCGAAGAGACGATCCGCCGCTACCGGGCCGACATTCGTCGGCTCATGCCCATGCTGGGCGAGCCTTCGCAATGGGATGCGGCGGCGCTCAGGCGGGCGTTTGAACGACGAAGCAAGGAGACGCCGGGATCCGTCTCGCTGATCGTCACGATCATGCGGAGCTACATCCGCTTTTTGATTGGGCAAGGCGAGTGTCGACCGGCACTGTTGCACGCGATCCCTTCGGTCCAGCGATACCGCCTGTCGACGCTGCCCCGCCACGTCGACCCGGCAACGGTCGAGCAGATCATCGACGCCTGTCCGACAGGCCGCCCAGTGGAAGTTCGGGACAAGGCCATCATTCTTCTGCTCGCCAGGCTCGGCCTGCGTGCCGGCGATATTCAGGATATGCACCTCGAAGACATCGACTGGCGGTCCGGTCATCTGACGGTCAAGGGCAAGACCAGACGGCCAGACCGGCTGCCGTTACCCCAGGATGTTGGCGACGCGATCCTGGACTACATTGCCACGGCCCGTCCCAAGGCCGCCGATCCGCACTTGTTCGTACGCGCGCAAGCCCCGTTCCGGCCATTCCGTTCGTCCGCCGAGATTGCCGGCATAGTTGCGCGCACGCGTGAACGCGGCGGGATCCAGGGCGTGCCGACCGGATCGCACATCTTCCGGCATTCGCTTGCCACCAACTTGCTGCGCGCAGGCGCGGGGCTGGAGTCCGTCGGGACCATCCTGCGCCACAGCTCACCCGAGACCACCGCCATCTACGCCAAGGTCGATCTGCCGATGCTCATGAAGATCGCCCAGCCATGGCCAGGAGAACCGTCATGCTGA
- a CDS encoding methylase produces the protein MVDGIENATLNSGAKASARSRFESTKQRFFGQLLLSMKLPTVIAAVKAHLAGGQSVVLQLVTTAESILDRRLGELSPDERANLEIDLSPREYV, from the coding sequence GTGGTCGACGGGATCGAAAATGCGACCCTCAACAGCGGGGCCAAGGCGTCGGCGCGATCTCGCTTCGAATCCACCAAGCAGCGCTTCTTCGGCCAGCTTCTCCTCAGCATGAAGCTTCCGACCGTGATCGCTGCGGTGAAGGCGCACCTGGCCGGTGGACAATCGGTCGTTCTCCAGCTGGTGACGACCGCGGAATCGATCCTCGACCGGCGGCTGGGCGAGCTCTCGCCGGATGAGCGCGCGAACTTGGAAATTGATCTGAGTCCTCGGGAGTACGTGTAA
- a CDS encoding tyrosine-type recombinase/integrase: MTALAPYLSAYLREHLPRDRAVSPHTVKTYANCFVLLVRFAADRLKRRPTDLEVEDLGTDLILAFLDHVENGRGSCVRTRNGRLAAIRSFFRYIEYRVPACLDQALRIRAIPTKKTDKALIDYLDRAEIKALLDAPDPRTRLGTRDRAMLHLAYAGGLRVSELVSLQQRDFPDRSLSTMHIMGKGRRERVLPLWKETQIALRAWLAIRPEAQVSEIFLNANGQPMTRDGFAFRLAEHVKIAGIKQPSILGKRVTPHVLRHSCAMHTLAATGDIRKVALWLGHASIQSTEAYLRADPEEKLQILAAHGAPAIMPGRFKPPSDALITMLTDVRRLA; encoded by the coding sequence ATGACGGCACTCGCCCCTTATCTCTCGGCGTACCTGCGCGAACATCTTCCGCGCGACCGCGCCGTCAGCCCGCACACGGTGAAGACCTACGCCAACTGCTTCGTGCTGCTGGTCCGGTTCGCTGCCGACCGGTTGAAGCGTCGGCCAACCGATCTTGAGGTCGAGGATCTCGGCACGGACCTCATCCTGGCCTTCCTCGACCATGTTGAGAACGGACGCGGCAGCTGCGTGAGGACCCGCAATGGCCGATTGGCAGCGATCCGATCATTCTTCCGGTACATCGAGTATCGCGTGCCTGCCTGTCTCGATCAGGCCCTGCGCATTCGTGCGATTCCAACCAAGAAGACCGACAAGGCACTGATCGACTACCTCGACCGGGCAGAGATCAAGGCTTTGCTTGATGCACCTGATCCCCGGACCCGCCTCGGCACTCGTGACCGCGCTATGTTGCACCTGGCCTATGCTGGCGGGCTCAGGGTGTCGGAACTCGTATCGCTGCAACAGCGCGATTTCCCGGACCGTTCGCTGTCCACCATGCACATCATGGGAAAGGGCCGCCGCGAACGGGTCTTGCCGCTCTGGAAAGAGACCCAGATCGCATTGCGCGCATGGCTTGCGATCCGCCCCGAAGCGCAGGTTTCCGAGATATTTCTCAACGCGAACGGGCAGCCCATGACGCGTGACGGGTTCGCATTCCGACTGGCCGAACACGTTAAGATTGCCGGAATCAAGCAGCCTTCGATCCTCGGAAAACGGGTCACGCCGCACGTGCTGCGCCATTCCTGCGCCATGCACACGTTGGCGGCGACAGGTGACATTCGCAAAGTCGCGCTGTGGCTCGGCCACGCCAGCATCCAAAGTACCGAGGCCTATCTGCGCGCCGATCCCGAGGAGAAGCTGCAGATTCTCGCGGCCCACGGCGCCCCCGCCATCATGCCCGGACGCTTCAAGCCGCCATCCGACGCTCTGATCACCATGCTTACCGACGTTCGAAGACTGGCCTGA